The genome window TACCAGGAGGGGTCTTATTTGGGCATCTCTGAATCCCTGAGTATATTGGCCTCAGGCAGGTGTATTTCTGGGAGCAGGAGGGGTCAGATGCCCAGGCTCATGCTATCTGCCTCCTCTCATCTCACTGAGCTGGCCCTGGGGTCCCCCGGTGACAGGTACCTGCAAGAATTTGTGCCCCTGGGCACAGGAGGTGGTCTCTACCATTTCCGGGACCAGATCCTGGCCGGGGGCCCTGAGGCCTTCTTTGTGCTCAACGCTGATGTCTGCTCCGACTTCCCCTTGAGTGCTATGTTGGATGCCTACAGACACCAGCCTCACCCTTTCTTGCTCCTTGGCACCACGGTGAGGGGGCCAGGAGGGCTGGAGGGGGTAAAGGGGGTGATCCAGAGACGTTcggggaggcaggggcagccGAGAGAGAGTTGGAGTGGGAACGGGCATCAACAAGGGAATGTGCCAGAAGTCCTAGCAAGtagcggaggaggaggaggaggcggcggcggtaGAGACCCTGATCCCTTTGGCTgctcagaaggaaggagggggagggcagcTGTCAGTTCACCCCCTGCTGAAGGCCTGTCAGTGCCAGAAATACGTGCCAGGTGCTttaggggagggaaagaaagaaagaaaacagaccttGCTGCCCTAGAGCAGGCAGGTCATTGTTTTGGTGTGTCTGTCTTTCAGGCTAACAGGACACAGTCCCTCAACTACGGCTGCATTGTAGAGAACCCACAGACACACGAGGTAAGAGCAGAGACGGGGCTGGCTGGGTTCTTACTCTGTATCCTCATGCCCCCGCCCCTCTGCCTCTAGAGAACGCTAGAAGGCAATTGGGTGGGCTCCAGTGCTGTCAACCAGGTGGGGCGTACCCTTGGCTGTTCATCTTCCATCTTTTCTAGAGATTGGCAAAGAGCAAAGGCTAACAGTTAATTTCCATGGGTGCAGTGCCCTGATAGATGTATGCGCTGTGTGCTATGGGAACACGAAAGGAGGCCTACCCCAGCCTTGCCTGGCTGGGGGCAGGAAGAGCTCCCTGGAGGAGGCAAAGTCTGAGTTGAGTTAAATTTGTGGAGATGAAGAAGGAGACAGGAAGGCGTTGCAGGTAGAGGGAACAGGATGTGcaagggcacagaggcaggaaacAGTATTATTGTGCCTCTAGAATTCCAGAGGTGGGAGCGGGATCCGTAAGGCAGAGGGTCTCAGTCCTTGTTTGTGAAACTCCCTGCCCCTGAGCCTAACTGACTTTCGCACAGCCCTTTTCTTTGTTCAAGCGTTagtattaaaaatacacttaaacaggcacacacatataaatatgtgtgttgtttttttttttaagttttatactaGGCACTAGCTAGATGTGAAAGAAACAGAGCGAAAGAAATAGAATCCCTCCCTCCCAGGAAACCCCCAGTCAGTGGGAAAGACAGTCAAAAGTCAACCATGGCAAATGACACAGGGGCCCACAGTGAGGTGTGGCCAGACGCCAGGGGAGCCCAGACCTGAGAGGCTCAGTGTAGGGTGGGACAAGCGCAGGCTCCCAGAGGAAGTGGCAAGGTTGACTGGGTTTTGAAAGCTGAGTTTTCCAGATGAATCACTGagaaagggcattccaggcacaGGCGTGCAATGGCAGTGAATGGTGtgctgggggtgctgggaggtggggaggattgGGAGGGAAAAGGTATGTAGTTGGGACTTACCTTGAAGGTGAAGGGCAGTGACTGTGCATTTTAGGAAGACCACCCTGGCAGCAGGGAGTAGCTGGCAGTCAGAAGGTCTTAggggatggtggggggtgggggacctggggggcagggggccccCTCCTCTACTGGACCCAGCCTGCCCTGTCCTCAGGTCCTGCACTATGTGGAGAAACCCAGCACCTTTGTTAGTGATGTCATCAACTGTGGCATCTACCTCTTTTCCCCGGAAGCCCTGAAGCCCCTTCGGGATGTCTTCCAGCGAAACCAGCAGGATGGGCAACTGTGAGGCGGGCCCCATGGCCCTGTAACCCCAAGTTCCCCCCAGTCACAgagcacccccgcccccaggctctGCAGGCTCCGTTTCCACCtgctcaccttcctcctcctttttcctttccacttgTCATCCCCAGCCAAGCCTTCCCGGTCCCCTCCCCTTCTAACCTCATTCTGTCCCTCTTCCTTAGCCATCCCAGTTCCTCCTCTGTCACTGCCTGCCCACTCCCCTTCTGGTCCATTTCTCTCAAGCCCTGATGAGTGTCCTGGAGATGTCTTTCAGAACAGACGGCAACATGCACACTTGGGCGCACACACGCTTGGGTGCAGAGAcatgcaaagagagagagagacacacacccacacccacacacacccacaccccacaCTGTCAGGCTGAGGCTCCCCTCAGAGCATAGCCCGCAGAGCCCTGCTggccacaggcccctccccaggtCATCCTTGTAGGCCCCGGACctgttccccgcccccctccccactgtgggTCCTGGccttcactccctcctccccgcctggCTCCCTGTCTCATGCCCCACTCACTCCCAtccatctctgcttctctctccatctctccggGCCTCTGTCTGTTTCTGCTGAGCTGGCATCTctaccatctctctctctctctctctccctctctttctgtgactGTCTCTGCCCTCACCAGCTGTCTTCCTCTGGGGTGAGTGTCTGTGTTTCATTCCATCCCGTGAGAGGGAGGGTGACCCGAGGTGGGGTTTGGAGGAGTggatggggaggagaaggggaaaatggggggaaGCTATGTCCGGGCGAACTCCCTGGACCTGGGGCAGAGATGAGGTGTGGGTCCATGCCCGGGGGTCCCCTGGGATTGCACCCCAGCTAGGGATGGGAGGGTGACGTGGGTAAGGGCACTGGCAGAGTTTCCTGGGACATGAGCATCCCTTTGGAGAAGATCTGGCCAGGCCTGGAGAGGGGGTGGGATTCCCTCAGATCCCTATCCCTGAGACACCATGTTGGCCTTCCGGGCGGGCTCAGCTGGGGAGTTGATGTCCGCATCTCCTCTCTGCCAGGGAGGACTCTTCAGGCCTGTGGCCAGGGGCAGGTACCATCCGCCTGGAGCAGGACGTGTTCTCCGCCCTGGCTGGGCAGGGCCAGATCTATGTCCACCTCACTGATGGTATCTGGAGCCAGATCAAGTCTGCGGGGTATGGCTACGTGAggtggctggggcacctgggagttGAGATTTTCAGGGGGTAGGCACCTGCTGGCCCCTGAATCCCCCATTCTGCTCTGTGGCTCCCGCCAGTTCAGCTCTCTATGCCTCCCGCCTCTACCTGGGCCAGTACCAGCTCACTCACCCAGAACGCCTGGCCAAGCACGCTCCCGGGGGTCCACGAATCCGAGGtacagccccctgccccccttcctcatctttgccccccaccccagccccctgtGCCCTCTGAGCCAGGACTCCTGACCTCAGATTCAGAGGTGAAGCTCCAGTCCCTGCGCCCCCCAACCCCGAACCAGGTATGGTGTGGGGTAGTTGCCCCCAGATCTTCTCTTCTGCTTCTAGGAAATGTTTACATCCACCCCACAGCTAAGGTGGCCCCGTCGGCGGTGGTAAGTGGGGGGCTAGGCCGCCAGGACGGGTGGGATGGCGCCGAGCTCCTGAGCTCAGAGCTCGGGGCTCTGCTTTGTCATCATCCATCGTACAGGCTCAAGCAGGTCCCTTCCCCCCTACCTGTTCTATGAAGGGGGTGGATTCGGGTTTCTCCAAGGCCCTCCAGGGCTTATGGTATCTGTTCCTCTCCACAGCTAGGTCCCAACGTCTCCATTGGGGAGGGGGTGACCGTGGGCGAGGGGGTGCGGCTCCGCGAGAGCATTGTCCTCCATGGGGCCATGCTGCAGGTAGGCACCCCGCggctggctgggggggggggtgggcccCGTGGGCTCTGCATCtggccccttctcctccctcactTGACACTGTTGTGTTTGGCAGGAGCACACATGTGTTCTGCACACCATTGTGGGCTGGGGGAGCACTGTGGGGCGCTGGGCCCGTGTGGAGGGTACCCCCAATGACCCCAATCCCAACGACCCCCGAGCGCACATGGACAGTGAGAGCCTCTTCAAGGATGGGAAGCTGCTGCCTGCCATCACCATCCTAGGTACGGCTTCCCAGGGGACTAGGGCTGTGGAAAACCTCCACAGGTGACGGCCTTGCCCTGTGGGGATTGGACGcacgcgtgtgcgtgtgtgcatgcgtgcgtgcttGCTTGCTTGTGTTTAttccttcagcaaacatttacaaagtgcttgctctgtgccaggccctgttgtGAGTCACTGGGAGCGTGAGGCCAGGGCACAGATGGGCAGGGAGGGATTCCTCCCCGATGGCAGTGGCCCCAGCTCCTTGcctctggcctcccctccccacggCTTCCTCCTGGTGCCCTCATGTCCCCGTTGCAGGCTGCCGTGTCCGGATCCCTGCTGAGGTGCTCATCCTGAACTCGATTGTTCTGCCACACAAGGAGTTGAGCCGCAGCTTCACCAACCAGATCATCCTCTGAGGGGGACTGCCAGAAGGCACACCCCCCCAACTCCTACCTCCTACCCGCTCCCCTCGAAGCTCCTGCCTGCATGGCCAGCCTCTGTCCAAAAGGACCAGAGGAAGCCAGGCGGGATTTTCACGTGCCAGGAGCAACGTGGGTGGCCGGGGGACTCCTGGCCTCCCTCTTCACTCCTTAATAAACCCCAGTGAACCTTGGAGCCAGCACAGACTCCTGCTTgtgcctgggctgggggtgagggtggaagGGGGGCAGCTGAGTCAGGCCCCCCCACATTAGCATTTAAATTGGAGTCGTTGCTGCGGGCTCATGAATAATGAATCTGGAGCCCTGGTAaatctccccctcccactgcctttAGCCTCTTGCGCTGCTCTGCTTGGGAGGAAGGCCCCCAAGGCTCCCAGCCTGTCTGGCCCCTGCCTTCACCCCTACCCCAGCACTGCCGGCTTGCCCGCCTTCCTGTTTCTCTTCAATGGGCCTGGCTCGGGCTCTGAGTGTAAGGATTCTGAAAGGAAGGGTGCAGGATTCTGGTTGGGCTGTGGGGTGCTGGCGGTGGCTCAGGGACTGAGAGCCACAGGCCTGATATTGGATCACCCGGTGGTTGCTTTTCTCAGttcctgcccagcccagccccagcctgttTTCCGCTTTGCCAGCTCCATCTGCTCCTAGCCTGGCttttggcggggtggggggctctccCCGCCCGAGGCCTGGTTGGTGTCTCTTACTCCCCTGGCAGGCGGGGCAGACCTAAGCTGGTGCCTAGCCCTCCCAAGCACAGTGGGGGCCCCTtgtgctgggaggggagggtccCTGGCCACCTCCCACCACCCTGACTCGGCCCTTTGGGAGGTCTCTGTCCTCTCCACATTCCTGAAGCCCCAGAGAAACCCAATCATCTATCATGTTTGCCCATGACCCCCACGTGCCCCCTTTTGgtgccccccttcccccagctgtgGGTGCGGAGCTTAGTTGCCAGATGAGCTGGTAATGATCGTAATCTGCTAATTGAGAGGAATCTAATTACCCAAAGAGAATGGGGGGCAGGgcgtgggtgggagggaggagggggtccTGGCAGCAGGCGGGGGTGGCAGGCGGCAGGGTGCCGGGACCTTGTTATCAGCACCGGGGTCTGGGACAGAGCCCAGGATTTCACAGCTTCATAGCTGGGCGGTTAGGAAGATGTGCTTCCTCAGGAGCTGGGCTGAGGGTAACGGGGGATTGGGCTGGAtgtgccctcccagccccctcagGCCCTGCAGGCTGTGTGAGAGCATGTGTGAAAGGAGCTGGGTTTTAGCAGTCCTGACCTACAACCTGCCTTGACTCAGCCTCTTTCCCATTCCctgtccctgcctccagcccagaCCTCCCATAATCTGCATGGGGTTGGCAGGGGGCAGCCGATGCCTTCTCTGGGCCTGGGGTCAACTCCCTGAGGAAGGAGCCGGGAGAGGGATGGGCTGTGGGGCCAGGGACTGggtcccttccctgccctccccccagtccTGACCCTTCTGTTCCAAGTGGTTGGCAGAGGCCATGGCAGCTCCATCATAAATatgataatttaattattttctcagCAAAACACCGTGAAATCCAATAAGTCTGTGTCAGGCCCTGGCCCCCGGGAGCCCCCTCCTAGgcccggtgggggtggggagaggcactgGAAGGCGAAAGGGTCAGTGTTTGAAGTGGGGGGGTGGCTAGTGTAGCTGAGATCTTTGTaacctgccccctcccaccaggCTGGTAGAGTCCCTGTTGTGTGGTcctgtggaggtggggggagttCTGAGGAGTCATAATGCCCTCCACTCCTCTCCAGCCCTTGTCTGCCCAGGGAAGGACCTAGCGCCCCATCCATCTCTAAGGGCACAGTTTGGGGCCCAGGATGTGGGATCCCACTTCTCCGCCACGTCTAGGTCCTCATTGGCCCTGAAGGGGTAGGAGGGTGCTGGCCCCCAAAGGGTTTGAGGAGGGAGAACCAAGGGAActggggtgggaagtgggggaTGAGCGGGGGAAGGGATGCGGGGGAGGGGTGCGCTCCTGCCATTAGTGCTTTTTTAGGTTTCCATAAAAAGATTATTCTGTAAAATCAGCGAGGGGGAgcaagctgggggctggggaggggggcaggtccCTGGCACCGAGCTGGATGGGGCgatgggaggagggctggggacgGGGACTGAGCTTGGAGAGAAATTTGGATGGGCTTCAGGAGCCAGCGAGGGGGAGAGGCCGAGCCAAGAACACAGATTGGGGGGAGGTTGgccggggtggggtggagtgggggcagggcccTCACTGCCTCCTGTCCCTTTGGCGGGGCTgacctgggccccagccccacccccatctccatgCCCTCCCCCTGGCGCTCAGCGGCCATTACAGGGGGAGCAGATtgcggccccctccccctctccggGAAGCAGGCACAGCTGGGGCCCCGCCACATCTGCCGCATCAGCACGGAGCACAGCTGGGTGTGCCCAGAGCCGCGCTCCCCAAAACAcagaggggagggcgggggccAAGGAGAGCCTAGACCCCTGAGACAGACACACTGACACCTCTGCCAACAGACACATACTCCTCGAGGCGAAGCTACACCCACCACCATCACACTCGCTCCCTCCTGTGCAGACAGGAGAACTGACAAACACGCAATTACTCTGCCCCGCCTGCCAcccccgcgcccctccccccgccccttcttcctcctccccttccttccctccggGCTCCCCTCCGCTGCCGTTACCACCTCGGCTCTTCACGAGGGAGCAGGGGCCTCCCCCTTCCCGAGCACACCTTTCTGGGAGGCTTGGAGAACAGGAGGGCAGGAGGTGGTAAGGGGCTGCGGGTCTGAGCCGTGAGCCTGGCCAAGCCACTGCCCTCCCTCCATGCCCATACTGCTCCCCACAAAGAAATCCCCTGTGAAACATTGGTTCCTGCCACCCTGGGTGTGATGGGGTCTCCATCCCAGCGCCGGCTGGCGGAACACCCTTGACTGTGGCTCCCTGTGACGGTGTTCCATCTGCCACCTCAAGGAGGCGCTGCGTGCCCTCAGTTCTCTAGCCGGGAGCTCCCAGGCTCCCCGGGCCGGCCCTGCCATTCCCACTCACCCCATCTGCCGTGCACCCCCTGCTTAGCTCTGCTACCCTTGGCACGCGCAGGGCATGGGGGCTCGCCAGTAGGGGGAAAGTCCCCACCCCCATGAGATGTCAGGagccccttctttcctctctgccaGGCGATAGCCACCTTCTGGCCCCCCGATTTAATCTTGTCCCCTTCACAGCCCTCGTTTCTCCCGCTCGTCTTGGCCCCGATGTCCTGCCCTCggccctctccttcctgccccccgcccccgtccgcgccgcgcccccgcccctgcccctcagAGCTTTAATCCCTCCCGCGGCTCAGCCGCCTTATCTGCTCCCAGCAGCTTTCACTGCTGCAaagccctctccccctccttctctggatct of Halichoerus grypus chromosome 4, mHalGry1.hap1.1, whole genome shotgun sequence contains these proteins:
- the GMPPA gene encoding mannose-1-phosphate guanylyltransferase regulatory subunit alpha isoform X2 → MLKAVILIGGPQKGTRFRPLSFEVPKPLFPVAGVPMIQHHIEACAQVPGMQEILLIGFYQPDEPLTRFLEAAQQEFNLPIRYLQEFVPLGTGGGLYHFRDQILAGGPEAFFVLNADVCSDFPLSAMLDAYRHQPHPFLLLGTTANRTQSLNYGCIVENPQTHEVLHYVEKPSTFVSDVINCGIYLFSPEALKPLRDVFQRNQQDGQLEDSSGLWPGAGTIRLEQDVFSALAGQGQIYVHLTDGIWSQIKSAGSALYASRLYLGQYQLTHPERLAKHAPGGPRIRGNVYIHPTAKVAPSAVLGPNVSIGEGVTVGEGVRLRESIVLHGAMLQEHTCVLHTIVGWGSTVGRWARVEGTPNDPNPNDPRAHMDSESLFKDGKLLPAITILGCRVRIPAEVLILNSIVLPHKELSRSFTNQIIL
- the GMPPA gene encoding mannose-1-phosphate guanylyltransferase regulatory subunit alpha isoform X3; the encoded protein is MGGMGCGVSARGLRVLVSGLSQHLADFTLIYQEGSYLGISESLSILASGRCISGSRRGQMPRLMLSASSHLTELALGSPGDRYLQEFVPLGTGGGLYHFRDQILAGGPEAFFVLNADVCSDFPLSAMLDAYRHQPHPFLLLGTTANRTQSLNYGCIVENPQTHEVLHYVEKPSTFVSDVINCGIYLFSPEALKPLRDVFQRNQQDGQLCLPLGEDSSGLWPGAGTIRLEQDVFSALAGQGQIYVHLTDGIWSQIKSAGSALYASRLYLGQYQLTHPERLAKHAPGGPRIRGNVYIHPTAKVAPSAVLGPNVSIGEGVTVGEGVRLRESIVLHGAMLQEHTCVLHTIVGWGSTVGRWARVEGTPNDPNPNDPRAHMDSESLFKDGKLLPAITILGCRVRIPAEVLILNSIVLPHKELSRSFTNQIIL
- the GMPPA gene encoding mannose-1-phosphate guanylyltransferase regulatory subunit alpha isoform X6; translated protein: MAPTPRAARRSRLALRRYLQEFVPLGTGGGLYHFRDQILAGGPEAFFVLNADVCSDFPLSAMLDAYRHQPHPFLLLGTTANRTQSLNYGCIVENPQTHEVLHYVEKPSTFVSDVINCGIYLFSPEALKPLRDVFQRNQQDGQLCLPLGEDSSGLWPGAGTIRLEQDVFSALAGQGQIYVHLTDGIWSQIKSAGSALYASRLYLGQYQLTHPERLAKHAPGGPRIRGNVYIHPTAKVAPSAVLGPNVSIGEGVTVGEGVRLRESIVLHGAMLQEHTCVLHTIVGWGSTVGRWARVEGTPNDPNPNDPRAHMDSESLFKDGKLLPAITILGCRVRIPAEVLILNSIVLPHKELSRSFTNQIIL
- the GMPPA gene encoding mannose-1-phosphate guanylyltransferase regulatory subunit alpha isoform X1, with amino-acid sequence MLKAVILIGGPQKGTRFRPLSFEVPKPLFPVAGVPMIQHHIEACAQVPGMQEILLIGFYQPDEPLTRFLEAAQQEFNLPIRYLQEFVPLGTGGGLYHFRDQILAGGPEAFFVLNADVCSDFPLSAMLDAYRHQPHPFLLLGTTANRTQSLNYGCIVENPQTHEVLHYVEKPSTFVSDVINCGIYLFSPEALKPLRDVFQRNQQDGQLCLPLGEDSSGLWPGAGTIRLEQDVFSALAGQGQIYVHLTDGIWSQIKSAGSALYASRLYLGQYQLTHPERLAKHAPGGPRIRGNVYIHPTAKVAPSAVLGPNVSIGEGVTVGEGVRLRESIVLHGAMLQEHTCVLHTIVGWGSTVGRWARVEGTPNDPNPNDPRAHMDSESLFKDGKLLPAITILGCRVRIPAEVLILNSIVLPHKELSRSFTNQIIL
- the GMPPA gene encoding mannose-1-phosphate guanylyltransferase regulatory subunit alpha isoform X4, producing MLKAVILIGGPQKGTRFRPLSFEVPKPLFPVAGVPMIQHHIEACAQVPGMQEILLIGFYQPDEPLTRFLEAAQQEFNLPIRYLQEFVPLGTGGGLYHFRDQILAGGPEAFFVLNADVCSDFPLSAMLDAYRHQPHPFLLLGTTANRTQSLNYGCIVENPQTHEVLHYVEKPSTFVSDVINCGIYLFSPEALKPLRDVFQRNQQDGQLCLPLGEDSSGLWPGAGTIRLEQDVFSALAGQGQIYVHLTDGIWSQIKSAGSALYASRLYLGQYQLTHPERLAKHAPGGPRIRGNVYIHPTAKVAPSAVEHTCVLHTIVGWGSTVGRWARVEGTPNDPNPNDPRAHMDSESLFKDGKLLPAITILGCRVRIPAEVLILNSIVLPHKELSRSFTNQIIL
- the GMPPA gene encoding mannose-1-phosphate guanylyltransferase regulatory subunit alpha isoform X5, with translation MQEILLIGFYQPDEPLTRFLEAAQQEFNLPIRYLQEFVPLGTGGGLYHFRDQILAGGPEAFFVLNADVCSDFPLSAMLDAYRHQPHPFLLLGTTANRTQSLNYGCIVENPQTHEVLHYVEKPSTFVSDVINCGIYLFSPEALKPLRDVFQRNQQDGQLCLPLGEDSSGLWPGAGTIRLEQDVFSALAGQGQIYVHLTDGIWSQIKSAGSALYASRLYLGQYQLTHPERLAKHAPGGPRIRGNVYIHPTAKVAPSAVLGPNVSIGEGVTVGEGVRLRESIVLHGAMLQEHTCVLHTIVGWGSTVGRWARVEGTPNDPNPNDPRAHMDSESLFKDGKLLPAITILGCRVRIPAEVLILNSIVLPHKELSRSFTNQIIL